From Psychroflexus torquis ATCC 700755, the proteins below share one genomic window:
- a CDS encoding DUF4402 domain-containing protein, producing the protein MKKINSLITIIIIAITTGAMAQESATASSSATIVAPIGIAQAADMNFGNVAVSSADGTVVMTTGGSTSLTGGVTLPNNTGTVTAAAFDVTGESNYTYSITLPSDAITLVEEEGSEEMTVDTFESDPDTTGTLTTGAQTVNVGGILNVTGGQTAGVYTNSTDLTVTVNYN; encoded by the coding sequence ATGAAAAAGATTAATTCGCTTATAACAATTATTATTATCGCAATTACTACTGGTGCAATGGCACAAGAAAGTGCAACCGCTAGTTCTTCAGCAACGATTGTTGCTCCAATTGGAATTGCACAAGCTGCCGATATGAATTTTGGAAATGTTGCTGTGAGTTCTGCAGACGGTACTGTAGTTATGACAACAGGTGGTTCTACCAGTCTTACAGGAGGAGTGACCTTACCAAATAACACAGGAACAGTGACCGCTGCCGCCTTTGATGTGACTGGTGAATCAAATTACACGTACAGTATTACGCTACCTAGTGATGCAATTACTCTTGTAGAGGAAGAAGGGTCAGAGGAAATGACCGTTGATACGTTTGAGAGCGATCCTGATACTACAGGAACTTTGACTACAGGAGCACAGACAGTAAACGTGGGTGGTATTCTAAACGTAACAGGTGGACAAACCGCTGGAGTCTATACAAATTCGACTGACTTAACAGTTACGGTTAACTATAACTAA
- a CDS encoding DUF4402 domain-containing protein, whose product MNLLKSLILALLFLVCSTVRSQNIYITVEQNLVFGNFYLSNGTDSGTVSLSNKGEWSSSRNIHQLLSNHQPAVFNISTKSKTPVNVRVEVMTGTLSNENGYTISLNPQDSGIQFYKVQKGLPVTISRGANLEVTPKNKNYRGDYQGNISITATVHME is encoded by the coding sequence TTGAACCTATTGAAGTCCCTGATACTTGCTTTACTATTTCTTGTCTGCTCGACAGTGCGCTCACAAAACATTTATATAACTGTAGAACAGAACTTAGTTTTTGGAAATTTTTACCTTTCCAACGGAACTGATAGTGGAACTGTATCTCTTTCCAATAAAGGAGAATGGAGTTCTTCAAGAAATATTCATCAGTTACTATCAAATCATCAGCCAGCGGTTTTTAATATTTCAACAAAAAGTAAAACCCCTGTTAATGTTAGAGTAGAAGTTATGACAGGTACTTTGAGTAACGAAAATGGATACACTATTTCTCTTAATCCACAAGATTCTGGAATCCAGTTTTACAAAGTTCAGAAAGGGCTTCCTGTAACTATCTCTAGAGGTGCAAATCTAGAGGTCACACCAAAAAATAAAAACTATCGGGGAGATTATCAAGGAAATATTTCTATCACTGCTACTGTCCATATGGAGTAG
- a CDS encoding carboxypeptidase-like regulatory domain-containing protein, with product MHSKKQSPTCFLLSKGVLLLIFPLFLLNINEVNASQDPVCDEVSISFHVDEIGTTEINSVICGGDIYLSVSEIFDYLKIQNVSTSDFKLTEGFFINQENTYAINQPLHHIIYKGKKIQLKENDLIYTTNNLYLKEDYFGSVFGLHCEFNFRNLSVSCISDIELPSVKAARRERMRLNIQSLQKNFTADTTIARERPLLDLGVVTWDINSQQHTNGFQFNRASLGLGGLIGGGEFIANLNYNDTQSLSLRNQFYQWRYVNNENNVLRQVTVGKIRNQSISSIFRPVVGIQLSNRTTYLRNSFGTYLLSEYTNPNWTVEVYINNELVDYTKADSTGFFSFDIPLVYGNTSVRLKYYGPWGEEEVTTRHLNIPYNFLPTGKLEYNIDAGVIEDSQKNIFAKAQLNYGLSSKITLEGGIELNTAIEKTPLIPFARTSIRLPYNIIFSSEYLHQVGYKGNLSYRSASNFQLELNYVNYDKDQEAVLFNGSEERSVILSKQLHFGKFSGFSRLVWRQNLLRNMRYTNAEWLLSGRAFGVNLNLITNAYLSTSLNEPRVFSRLSTTINLPKGIAFSPEIQYDYNGGRVNSIRGNFRKKIGEDLYVQASCDQNFKFNQFNLNIGLSFELGFARGSFSTNTSKSGTSFSEALGGSMIFDPSQKRVKFNNRSSLGQGSVKFIPFLDINQNGRKDESEPQIEGVKVRSSKGGTKEVTIDGSTIYRGLEPFIDHHFKLNTISLERIDWKLKNQSLTIFVNPNQLKVIEIPIDVVGEVAGYVYKSGTGMGNIKIIIKDHKQQTITRLISEPDGYFSFLGLKSGAYTAQVDSNQLNELKLESTKTFHNFNIVNTKNGDYMDNLEFALRSLGENDMPTK from the coding sequence ATGCATTCTAAAAAGCAATCACCCACATGCTTCTTGCTATCAAAAGGAGTTTTACTTCTTATTTTCCCACTTTTTTTACTAAATATCAACGAAGTCAATGCTTCTCAAGACCCAGTCTGTGATGAAGTATCCATCTCCTTTCACGTTGACGAAATCGGTACCACAGAAATTAATTCCGTTATATGCGGCGGTGACATTTATTTATCTGTTTCTGAAATTTTTGATTATCTAAAAATACAAAATGTTTCTACGAGTGACTTTAAGTTAACAGAGGGTTTTTTTATAAATCAAGAAAACACATATGCGATTAACCAACCTCTCCATCATATCATCTATAAGGGTAAGAAGATTCAGCTAAAAGAAAATGACCTTATCTACACAACAAACAATCTGTATTTAAAAGAAGATTACTTTGGTTCAGTTTTTGGCCTTCATTGTGAATTTAACTTCCGAAATCTATCTGTTTCCTGTATATCTGACATAGAATTACCTTCTGTAAAAGCAGCAAGGCGAGAAAGAATGCGGCTAAATATTCAATCCTTACAGAAAAATTTTACCGCAGACACCACAATCGCCAGAGAACGGCCTTTACTAGACCTAGGCGTGGTAACTTGGGATATTAATTCTCAACAACATACAAATGGGTTTCAATTTAATCGGGCCTCTTTGGGACTTGGTGGCCTAATAGGTGGTGGAGAATTTATCGCCAATCTCAACTACAATGACACACAATCACTATCACTCAGAAATCAATTTTACCAATGGCGTTATGTAAATAATGAAAATAATGTATTAAGGCAGGTTACAGTTGGTAAAATCAGAAACCAGTCTATTTCTTCCATTTTCCGTCCGGTGGTTGGTATTCAGCTTTCCAATCGCACTACTTATCTTAGAAATTCATTCGGTACCTATCTGTTAAGTGAATACACAAATCCTAATTGGACAGTAGAAGTTTATATTAATAATGAACTGGTAGATTACACAAAAGCAGATTCTACAGGCTTTTTTTCATTTGATATCCCACTTGTTTATGGAAACACCTCTGTGCGTCTTAAATATTATGGGCCTTGGGGTGAGGAAGAGGTCACCACTAGACATTTAAACATCCCATACAATTTTTTACCTACTGGCAAACTTGAATACAATATTGACGCAGGTGTTATCGAAGACAGCCAAAAAAATATTTTTGCCAAGGCACAATTAAATTATGGACTCTCTTCTAAAATCACTCTAGAGGGTGGCATTGAATTAAATACGGCAATTGAGAAAACCCCTTTAATTCCTTTTGCAAGGACATCTATACGATTACCCTATAACATTATCTTTTCTAGTGAATATTTACATCAAGTAGGCTACAAAGGAAACCTCAGTTACAGATCGGCTTCCAACTTTCAACTGGAATTAAATTATGTCAACTATGATAAAGATCAAGAGGCTGTTCTTTTTAACGGAAGCGAAGAGCGTAGTGTTATTCTTTCCAAGCAGCTGCATTTTGGAAAATTTTCTGGATTTTCACGTTTGGTATGGCGTCAGAATCTTCTTCGTAACATGAGATATACCAATGCAGAATGGCTTTTATCTGGAAGAGCTTTTGGAGTTAATCTAAACCTTATCACCAATGCATATCTAAGCACCTCCTTAAATGAGCCAAGAGTTTTCAGTAGATTATCTACAACTATTAACTTACCAAAAGGCATTGCTTTTTCTCCCGAGATTCAATATGATTATAACGGTGGGAGAGTTAATTCCATCAGAGGAAACTTTAGAAAAAAAATAGGTGAAGATCTTTATGTACAGGCCTCCTGTGATCAAAATTTTAAATTTAATCAGTTTAATCTAAATATTGGTTTAAGTTTTGAATTAGGCTTTGCAAGAGGTAGTTTTTCCACCAACACAAGTAAATCTGGAACTTCCTTTTCTGAAGCATTGGGAGGATCTATGATTTTTGATCCTAGTCAAAAGCGTGTAAAGTTTAATAATAGATCGTCCCTAGGACAAGGCAGTGTAAAATTTATTCCTTTTTTAGACATAAATCAAAATGGAAGAAAAGACGAATCGGAGCCCCAAATAGAAGGTGTCAAGGTGCGTTCTTCTAAAGGTGGAACCAAAGAGGTAACTATTGATGGGTCTACTATTTACCGAGGACTGGAGCCTTTTATAGATCATCATTTTAAACTGAATACGATTAGTTTGGAGCGTATTGACTGGAAACTCAAAAACCAAAGCTTAACTATTTTTGTCAATCCAAATCAATTGAAAGTAATCGAAATTCCTATTGATGTTGTTGGAGAAGTGGCAGGTTACGTGTATAAATCAGGAACAGGTATGGGGAACATAAAAATCATTATCAAGGATCATAAACAGCAAACCATTACACGTTTAATATCTGAGCCCGATGGCTATTTTAGTTTCTTGGGTTTAAAATCTGGAGCATACACTGCACAAGTGGATTCAAATCAACTTAATGAACTTAAATTGGAGAGCACAAAGACTTTTCATAATTTTAATATCGTAAATACCAAGAATGGAGATTATATGGATAATTTGGAATTTGCTCTGCGATCCTTAGGTGAAAATGATATGCCTACAAAATAA
- a CDS encoding T9SS type A sorting domain-containing protein gives MKKITFLLMMMLTSTLVFAQTLPLDFEVPEDDTFEPFNGAITSVVIDPTDGSNMVLELIGNGQPFDGATITMATYIDLSDDATNTITFDFWSPVPDLRTHLLKLEGATNGPGAVELTFDSNAQGWQSISINFGPNLADDYPKMSFFPDFNNGELGTYYFDDITGPNGIVIPVDPIPSVAAPVPTALDDETYSIYNDTNGFTTIFPVVYSFGVLAGEPDLDPSDDMNKALKFNFGVAGWGQGEGGPDDVSAYDFVSFDYWAGAGVVGFDFVMISNDAGITEHKYQISIQEPVVNGTWVKVEIPMSFFTDLGFSETAFFQWKMSPLNDSVDNDGIVYLDNVLLTQNSTLSTNQFSQADFTVYPNPTRNVWNIKTSVNISSVKVYNLLGNLVLDQKVDANEAVISSEGLATGVYFVKIENEANYFKTVKVIKN, from the coding sequence ATGAAAAAAATTACATTTTTACTTATGATGATGCTAACCAGTACTCTGGTTTTTGCACAAACACTTCCTCTTGACTTTGAAGTTCCCGAGGACGATACTTTTGAACCTTTTAATGGTGCAATAACTTCTGTTGTAATTGATCCTACAGATGGTTCAAATATGGTTTTAGAGTTAATAGGAAATGGTCAGCCATTTGACGGAGCTACAATAACTATGGCAACCTATATAGATTTGTCTGATGATGCTACCAACACTATTACATTTGATTTTTGGTCTCCCGTTCCAGATTTGAGAACACATTTATTAAAATTAGAGGGTGCTACAAATGGACCTGGAGCAGTCGAATTAACTTTTGATTCTAACGCGCAAGGATGGCAATCAATTTCAATTAACTTTGGACCTAACTTAGCAGATGACTATCCAAAAATGTCTTTTTTTCCAGACTTTAATAATGGGGAATTAGGTACTTACTATTTTGATGATATAACTGGTCCTAATGGAATAGTTATACCTGTTGATCCTATACCAAGTGTAGCGGCTCCAGTGCCAACTGCACTAGATGATGAAACTTATAGCATTTATAATGATACCAACGGTTTTACTACTATATTCCCTGTCGTTTATTCATTTGGAGTTTTAGCAGGAGAGCCAGACCTAGACCCATCAGATGATATGAATAAAGCATTGAAATTTAATTTTGGTGTTGCAGGTTGGGGACAAGGTGAAGGCGGACCTGACGATGTTTCTGCTTATGATTTTGTATCATTTGATTATTGGGCTGGAGCTGGAGTTGTAGGATTTGACTTCGTTATGATTAGTAATGATGCTGGAATTACAGAACACAAATATCAAATAAGTATTCAAGAGCCTGTTGTTAATGGAACTTGGGTAAAAGTTGAAATTCCTATGTCATTTTTTACTGATCTTGGTTTTTCTGAGACAGCTTTCTTCCAATGGAAGATGAGTCCACTTAATGATAGTGTTGACAATGATGGTATAGTTTATCTTGATAATGTACTATTAACTCAAAACTCAACATTAAGTACCAACCAATTTAGCCAAGCCGACTTTACAGTATATCCAAACCCAACTCGGAATGTTTGGAATATTAAAACAAGTGTAAATATTTCATCTGTAAAAGTTTATAATTTACTGGGTAATCTTGTATTAGACCAAAAAGTTGATGCTAACGAAGCTGTCATATCTTCTGAAGGATTAGCAACTGGTGTTTACTTTGTTAAAATTGAGAATGAAGCCAACTACTTTAAAACAGTAAAAGTTATTAAAAACTAA